TCTGTCCGAGGCGGTCTTCTGGGTGTGCTTCGATGCGCACCTCGCCCTTCTGGAACTACTCCGGCTGGGAGCGGTCAGCGTGCTGCTGCTGCGTGCGCGCACGGCGGCAGCCGACGAAATCAGACGCGTCGTCCTGTTCGCGGTCGGGTTCCTGATCTGGTCCGGAGCGACCGCCGGTTACGCCCTGGTCGAGGCGTTTTCGGCGGGCAGTTGGCTGTCCAACTACCGATGGACTCCCGCCGTAGTGGTGGTCGAGCTGCTGCGGTTTCCCGGGATCGTGCTGCTGTGGTACGCGGTGCTCGCGTCTCGGATTCCGCACGCGCGCGAGGTCGTGCGCGCATTCTGCATGCGGCTGCTGGCGCGGGGACGCGTCCTGGGGGGACTGGCCGCCGTGTCGTCGCTGATGCTGGTCTGGCTGCTGGCCAGCCGTCCCGAGCGGACAGTGGGCGCGGTCGTCGCGGATCCGCTGGCGCAGGCGCTCGCCGCGGCAACGGGCATTCTGCTGCTGCTGGTGCTGCGTCGCGAGCGGCTGCTGGTCCGGCTCGATGCCTGGATCTACCCGGAAACCGTGGAGCAGCGGAAGGCGTTGGCCGCCGCGGGAAGAGCGCTGGCGCGAGCCGGACGGCTCGCTACGATCCAACGGACCGTGAAGCGGACGGTCTGGCATGGATGCGGCTCTCCCGCCATCCTGCTGGTCGCCCCCGACCCGCTGGCGGAAGCACATGACTTCCGCGCGCCGGACACGAGGACCGCGCCGCTGCCGCGAGCCTCCGTGGTCGTCAGCGTCCTCGAAGCGGCGGGCGGCTCGTTGCGGGTCCATCCCAGCGACACGACGTCGTTCTTCGGCCTGCTGCCCGCAGCCGACGCGGCGTGGGTCGTCGAAGCGGACGCCGACGTGCTGGTACCGGTGCCCAGCGCGGGCGCGGAGTTGCTCGGCGTGCTGGTGGTTGGCCTCCGCTTCGACAGCCGGCCTGTGCGTCTGGTCGACGTCCCGTTTCTCGAGGCGGTGGCGGCGGCGGCGGGGCTGGCGGTCGGGAGCCTGGCGGTCGCGCACGGTCCGGGGGAGCAGGTGCGGCGCGAAGAGCCGCCGGCGCAGGAGTGCCCCGTGTGCCGCTGCCTGCGGGGAGCCGGCGAGGCGCTCCCGTGCGACTGCGGGACGGAATACGTCGAGGCGGACGTCCCGAAGCTGCTCGCCGGCAAGTACAGGCTGACGCGGCGGCTGGGCAGCGGGGGCATGGGAACGGTGTACCTGGCGCGCGATCTGCGGCTCGACCGTGACGTGGCGATCAAGACGCTGGCCGACATGTCGGCCTCGCGCCTACAGGGGCTCAAGCCGGAAGCGTGGGCGATGGCGACGGTGTCGCATCCGGCGGTGGCCCAGGTCCACGGTATCGAGTCATGGCGCAGCCGCCCGTTCCTGGTAGTCGAGTTCGTTGGGGGCGGCACGCTCACCGACCGGCTCGACCGCGAGCGCGTGCCGCCGGACGAGGCGCTCTCGATGACCACGCTGCTGGCCGACGCGCTGGCGGCTCTGCACGAGGCGGGCTACGTGCACGGCGACGTCAAGCCGAGCAACATTGGATTCACGGCGAGCGGCTCGCCGAAGCTGCTCGACTTCGGCCTGGCGCGCGCGAGCGCCGACGCCGACGCCGCGGGCGGGACGTTGCGTTATCTGTCGCCCGAGGTCCTCGCCGGACGACCGGCCGACGAGGCCGACGACGTGTGGTCGTTGTGCGTGGTGCTGCACGAGATGGCGACGGGTGAACATCCCTTCGC
The nucleotide sequence above comes from Acidobacteriota bacterium. Encoded proteins:
- a CDS encoding serine/threonine protein kinase, which translates into the protein MPSTGDDDRDSLVAEVADALTLRQDVDWERCARLATPSNRHLLDNLRLIARIASCFRASASTPPGPAAPLAAIGAGLFARRAVQALVGFAAIQAAATLLLLPWAWEPYHREFGDLAVYLATLLIGSSLSAALFLFGGHRDRRNWLLGAYFIVNATLANPFPMLASLRDVPQADLFGYPYVYPFLFAPAFLWAFVRECPRAQRATRLDDFARRMVVVSAALGCVMWMVLVTVLEVARAGYLSEAVFWVCFDAHLALLELLRLGAVSVLLLRARTAAADEIRRVVLFAVGFLIWSGATAGYALVEAFSAGSWLSNYRWTPAVVVVELLRFPGIVLLWYAVLASRIPHAREVVRAFCMRLLARGRVLGGLAAVSSLMLVWLLASRPERTVGAVVADPLAQALAAATGILLLLVLRRERLLVRLDAWIYPETVEQRKALAAAGRALARAGRLATIQRTVKRTVWHGCGSPAILLVAPDPLAEAHDFRAPDTRTAPLPRASVVVSVLEAAGGSLRVHPSDTTSFFGLLPAADAAWVVEADADVLVPVPSAGAELLGVLVVGLRFDSRPVRLVDVPFLEAVAAAAGLAVGSLAVAHGPGEQVRREEPPAQECPVCRCLRGAGEALPCDCGTEYVEADVPKLLAGKYRLTRRLGSGGMGTVYLARDLRLDRDVAIKTLADMSASRLQGLKPEAWAMATVSHPAVAQVHGIESWRSRPFLVVEFVGGGTLTDRLDRERVPPDEALSMTTLLADALAALHEAGYVHGDVKPSNIGFTASGSPKLLDFGLARASADADAAGGTLRYLSPEVLAGRPADEADDVWSLCVVLHEMATGEHPFAGGDPGEVANRIRRQRPARPGRPAASDESPSAVTDWTVAMLSAPRLARPATAREFAGAVHAHRRRHTRREKG